One genomic segment of Impatiens glandulifera chromosome 6, dImpGla2.1, whole genome shotgun sequence includes these proteins:
- the LOC124941127 gene encoding wax ester synthase/diacylglycerol acyltransferase 11-like, with amino-acid sequence MGLSQETDEPLTPAGRMFLRPEFDQIIHCVIGLDREIDVEAIKLQVEKSAMVQHPRFSSLFVRDRHGRERWRKIQVDIDRHIIVHEGPVIGDSVPDEITDEDSVNDYIADLAVSSPLSTDKPLWEIHILKAHKCVVLRVHHSLGDGVSLMSLFLTCCRRDEDPSQLPTILTAGPGERSKALNPRKGLWKLAMAAWLTALYVMEFVMRSLFLKDKKTILTGGDGVELWPRKIATAKLILEDMKIVKKSIANSTINDVLMAVTSSGLSKYLKLRSPKALPEGHRITGVAFVNLRKQPGQLELSQLMKSKSGSRWGNKIGIVLMPFRYQVGGTDPLQSLRWAKAMVDKKKLSLESFFSHKFGLLVMSCFGPKVATSLIKRVVNNTTFTISNVVGPQEVLTLAGHKITYIRVNTSSLSHAITMHMVSYAGKADIQILAAKDIIPDPQVLARCFESSLQEMKKAAIDQIGISE; translated from the exons ATGGGCTTATCTCAAGAAACCGACGAACCACTGACGCCGGCGGGAAGAATGTTCCTCCGGCCGGAATTCGATCAAATAATCCACTGTGTTATCGGCCTCGATCGTGAAATTGACGTTGAAGCAATTAAACTCCAAGTAGAAAAATCCGCCATGGTTCAACACCCAAGATTCTCCAGTCTCTTCGTCCGTGACCGCCACGGCCGTGAGCGCTGGCGCAAGATCCAAGTCGATATCGACCGCCACATCATCGTTCACGAAGGACCCGTCATCGGAGACTCTGTTCCCGATGAAATCACCGACGAAGATTCAGTCAACGATTACATCGCCGATCTCGCCGTTTCGTCTCCTCTCAGCACCGATAAGCCTCTATGGGAAATTCATATCCTCAAGGCTCATAAATGCGTCGTCTTGCGCGTGCACCATTCACTTGGGGATGGGGTTTCGCTTATGTCTCTGTTCTTAACTTGTTGCCGGAGAGATGAAGATCCTTCTCAATTGCCCACAATCTTAACCGCCGGCCCCGGGGAAAGATCCAAGGCGTTGAATCCGAGGAAGGGTTTGTGGAAGTTAGCTATGGCGGCGTGGCTGACGGCTTTATATGTGATGGAATTCGTAATGAGAAGTTTGTTTCTGAAGGACAAGAAGACGATCCTGACCGGCGGCGATGGCGTTGAACTGTGGCCGAGGAAGATTGCTACGGCGAAGTTAATCTTGGAAGACatgaaaattgttaaaaaatccATCGCCAATTCT ACTATTAACGACGTTCTAATGGCGGTGACCTCCTCCGGCTTGTCCAAATATCTTAAACTCCGATCTCCAAAAG CTCTGCCGGAGGGACACCGTATTACCGGCGTTGCCTTTGTTAACCTGAGGAAACAGCCTGGCCAGTTG GAGCTTTCCCAATTGATGAAAAGCAAGTCAGGATCGCGGTGGGGAAACAAAATAGGCATTGTTCTTATGCCCTTTCGATACCAAGTAGGTGGAACCGACCCGTTGCAAAGCTTGCGATGGGCTAAGGCGATGGTCGATAAAAAGAAGCTCTCTCTGGAGTCTTTCTTCTCCCACAAATTCGGACTTCTTGTCATGTCTTGTTTTGGACCAAAG GTGGCGACTAGTTTGATTAAAAGAGTTGTAAACAACACAACGTTCACAATATCTAATGTGGTTGGGCCACAGGAAGTGCTAACGCTTGCTGGCCACAAAATAACATACATTAGAGTCAACACTTCTAGTCTCTCCCAC GCGATTACGATGCATATGGTGAGCTATGCTGGCAAAGCGGACATTCAAATATTGGCGGCTAAGGATATCATACCCGACCCACAAGTGCTAGCTAGGTGCTTTGAAAGCTCACTACAAGAAATGAAGAAAGCTGCAATTGATCAAATTGGCATAAGTGAATGA